A stretch of the Alosa alosa isolate M-15738 ecotype Scorff River chromosome 16, AALO_Geno_1.1, whole genome shotgun sequence genome encodes the following:
- the scn3b gene encoding sodium channel subunit beta-3 isoform X2, with protein MRTLTAALVPSVSLLILSVRLSVSVCVDGDSDTEAVLGNPMKLTCISCMKREDIKAETRVFWSYIQDGEEISIFEYDNGPRELESPLKGRLQWRGSKDLQDLSLGITNITRNDSGTYQCVVFRLFEFDSFTPSVTITRIIKLEVKDKASLDPTALYSEIMMYVLLVFLTLWLLVEMVYCYRKISKSDEMAQDAVYS; from the exons ATGAGAACTCTCACGGCGGCTCTGGTGCCTTCTGTCTCACTCCTAATACTATCAG TGCGGCTgagtgtgtcggtgtgtgtggatggtgaCTCGGACACAGAGGCCGTGCTGGGGAATCCCATGAAGCTCACCTGTATCTCGTGCATGAAGAGGGAGGACATCAAAGCAGAAACGCGTGTCTTCTGGTCCTACATCCAGGATGGAGAGGAGATCTCT atctttgagtatgacaacggcCCCAGAGAGCTGGAGAGCCCCCTGAAGGGTCGCCTCCAGTGGAGGGGCAGTAAGGACCTACAGGACCTCTCCCTCGGCATCACCAACATCACGCGCAATGACTCAGGCACCTACCAGTGTGTGGTCTTCCGCCTTTTTGAGTTTGACTCCTTTACCCCCTCTGTCACAATCACCAGAATCATCAAGCTAGAAGTCAAAGACAAAG CCAGTTTAGACCCGACGGCGCTGTACTCAGAGATCATGATGTATGTTCTACTGGTGTTCCTCACTCTCTGGCTGCTGGTGGAGATGGTCTACTGCTACAGGAAGATCTCCAAGTCAGATGAGATGGCGCAGGACGCCGT GTACTCCTGA
- the scn3b gene encoding sodium channel subunit beta-3 isoform X1 has product MRTLTAALVPSVSLLILSVRLSVSVCVDGDSDTEAVLGNPMKLTCISCMKREDIKAETRVFWSYIQDGEEISIFEYDNGPRELESPLKGRLQWRGSKDLQDLSLGITNITRNDSGTYQCVVFRLFEFDSFTPSVTITRIIKLEVKDKASLDPTALYSEIMMYVLLVFLTLWLLVEMVYCYRKISKSDEMAQDAVTDYLAVPSDKDPSGPAASE; this is encoded by the exons ATGAGAACTCTCACGGCGGCTCTGGTGCCTTCTGTCTCACTCCTAATACTATCAG TGCGGCTgagtgtgtcggtgtgtgtggatggtgaCTCGGACACAGAGGCCGTGCTGGGGAATCCCATGAAGCTCACCTGTATCTCGTGCATGAAGAGGGAGGACATCAAAGCAGAAACGCGTGTCTTCTGGTCCTACATCCAGGATGGAGAGGAGATCTCT atctttgagtatgacaacggcCCCAGAGAGCTGGAGAGCCCCCTGAAGGGTCGCCTCCAGTGGAGGGGCAGTAAGGACCTACAGGACCTCTCCCTCGGCATCACCAACATCACGCGCAATGACTCAGGCACCTACCAGTGTGTGGTCTTCCGCCTTTTTGAGTTTGACTCCTTTACCCCCTCTGTCACAATCACCAGAATCATCAAGCTAGAAGTCAAAGACAAAG CCAGTTTAGACCCGACGGCGCTGTACTCAGAGATCATGATGTATGTTCTACTGGTGTTCCTCACTCTCTGGCTGCTGGTGGAGATGGTCTACTGCTACAGGAAGATCTCCAAGTCAGATGAGATGGCGCAGGACGCCGT GACAGACTACCTTGCCGTCCCCTCTGATAAAGACCCGTCGGGCCCAGCAGCGTCCGAGTAG